The genomic stretch ATCTTATTAGTGAAGTCAAAGTGCTTTTTGAAAATGGCTTTTTCGATGCTCCAAAAACAGCACTTGAGGCATATGAAAGATGCACTGAAAAATTTGGCTATCCTATCAAGCCGGAATACTTATCCCTGGCACTTCAGAAGTACACACTAAAGAAAAGCTTCCCTCGCCTTGACAATAATTCCAAACTGAAAGGGTTTGCAAGGACTATTTATAGGAGGGTGGATGGTGTTAAGTCGAAATAAGAGAAAACGGTATGGACATCACTATTATCATTACGATCATTGGACTCATAATTGCCTATCTAAGCTACCGAAGAACCTTTTCTCCTCAACCCAAATAATCTATTGATGATGATTTTTTTGTATTTCAGGCTAAGTTCAAAATGGTGAGAAAATTTATTTAGAGACTCAACAATTATTAAGAGAATTTATTGAAAAACATGATTGCGCAGACGAAAAAATGGCGCCAGAAGCTATTATATTCAATTTCTAAATGCGATGGAGGAAGCATTTCCAAATTCAGATCAAATTCTTGGTGGAATTTTGTCGTGTCTTACCAGTAAGCCATTAGTAGATTCCACAATAGAAGAACTTAACGAGTAATACGAAACACTAAATCCTATTTATCGCAAAATAAAGGTTTTGATTAAAATAAGGCACCTCCTTATCTTCTGACGAGAGGAGATCCTTGTAGGATTTAGTTTAGTAATTGAAACGTAATTTACAGGCAATTTCAAATGCCTCCCCTTTTTAATGTGGTTGGCTATTGTTATGTACCTAGTTAAAAAATGAGAAGAGGGAGTTATCGATACTTCACCTAATTGGATTTAACCGTTTTGCTCCCTTTACCGTTGCGCTTTTTGCCGTAGGAATTGTCTAAAAAGGATGCCTATATTCTGTCGTATTTTGTAACTATCCATTCCTTAATCTCAACATGAGTTCTTATCGAACTTGGCACCTCGGTTCTGATAATGCGCTCTAAATGCTGACAGCTAGAAAGGCTTCCGCTAGTCCAATTCCAAGTTTTTGCCAGACTATTGATGAACCATAACATTTCATACCCTTGTGAGCGATTTAACATTGACCGCTCCTGGGCTCCAATAAATCTGGGATTATCATGATCCGCTATTGCAGTCCATTTATAATCTGAATAAACCATTTGATTTTTTGTATAATACATTTTTTCTAGATTTTAGAGGTTTAAATTATCCTATTTGTTTTCATAATTGTGGGTTTGGATCTCGCCTGTCCAGGGGTTCATATGAATAATCGGCTTTTGAATGTCAATTGCATACCTGACTATATCCGCCGTCCCTCCCCAACCTTTTGATGCATTTCCATCCCAAATGGCAAATAACACATCCGAATTATCTGCAATGGTTTTCCCAGCCTCAAAAAATGCTTCCTGAGATGGTGACTTAAAATTGAGTATCTCTTTAAATTTGCACTTTTCAAGAATACGGCAATAGGCTTTAAGACCAGACTTATTAAAAGTCTTTTCATAACCAGAACAAGGGATTACTGCTCCTAAATCAACATCCATCTTCAGAATAACCTTTGCGAAAAGTTGATCGGCTCCAATGGCCAGAGAGCTAAAAGCCATGCTTAGCCCACTGAGTTTGAGCAGTTCCTTATAAAGCTGGGACTCTAGATGGTTCATATCCTTAAGATTTTCGAAATATTGATGCCCAGTAATCCCTATTTTTAGCATGGATTTCAACTAAATAAGTTCCTTTTCTACGAGTCGGCGGTAATGCTCACCCAGAGCGGTTAATTTACAGGCTTTACTTTCCATTGCTGCATTCCACATGTGGGGAGCAAAAAGGGGAATAAGCAAGTTAAGCCTATTGAATTTTTGAAGTACCCTGAAAACCTGAGTATTGGCTTCCACCGGTTCAGCCATCCCTGCATCTCTTCCTTTCAGCTCCGGCTCAAATGTTGGATCCAGCTGAAATTCAAATCCAGGAGTTGGAAAGTATTCGATAATCGAGCGGAGTTCATCTATTGAGATTGGCGGGGTAACCTGTCTTAGGCAAACAAAATTCTTAACATTTGTTTTAAAAACAGGTCTCTGCTTGTCCCATTCCCCTAAGGACTGATCAATATGTGCATAGATACTGCCTGGAGTTATCTGACCTACCAGATTTGCCGCACTTCCGCTAAGTGCGTCAACCATTAACGTAGTGAATACCCCTCTACCATTTTCCTCTGATGCATACTGGTCTTCACCGGACGCCGTTAATATTGTCATTCCCTCAGCGAGATGTGAAATTTCGGTGTTTTCCATTGATGCTCCCGCAATTCCCGAAAAACAGCTATCCAGGATGATAATTTTGTTAATTGCCGGAGAACTGTTAGCCAGTGTCATGATTTCACTAAGTGGCATCCCATCGTCGCCGTCCCCAGCATCTGAAGCAATTAGATACCCTCCGGTTTTTTCTATATGGCCATGCCCTGCAAAGTAGAGTAGCGCAATCTCTGATTTTTGAGCAAAAAGTTTAGTAATCAGGTCTTTCAACTGTTTCTTACTAATTGCATCGCCACTATTGGATGCAGTTACTCTTTTAGTGTTAAAGTTTATCGCCCCACCGTCATTACGCTTCAGCATGCTATCTACCTCAAAAGCATCGTTTACACAACCATGTAACGACGAAACCTTACTATAATAGTCTATTCCTACAATTAATGCGTTTTTCATACCAGGGTTTATAGATTATTAATAAAATTGGCAATTGTGACCCACGACCATGGCCTGATTAAGAGGCCCGCAACAGCTGTTCTGTCGTTGCTGTATGCCCAGATACCTAAAATTGGTTTATTCTCTTCTTTTGCGCATTGTATTTCCCATTTCTGACCTGAAGAAGTAAGCGAGTCTTCGCTTATTAAAGCAATCAGGCCGTGGCTGCGTCGTATTCTTGCTCTAACTTTATCTTTCCAAGCAGTCAGATAGGGCTCTTTAACTGAATAATCAACGTACTCGAAATCTGAATTAACATGAAGGGATTGTCCTTTAAGCAAGTCGCGTTGTCGCACGTCCTCAATAGCGAACGCTATGAAAATTGTTTTTATATCTGACATTCTGATTTTTAATAAAAGTTACGGGTGTTAAACATTGGTGCTACTCCCTTTATCCAGCTATCAAACTCCACGTAACTCATGGAACTGTCGACAGCAAATATTGTATCTCTGAATCCAGAAAGGTCGTTTGGTTTTTCCAGGTAAGGGTAGAGTTTTAGGTACTCGCGCCTTTCAAACGATTTGCGGCTTGCATTATCTTTGGAAACCGGCACCAATGCACATCGTTGCGTATGACCATCAACATAACCAAGTTCCCAGGGCACCCATTTTGAAAGATCTGCATTATGTGATAATGCCAATAGAAGCGTCCGTGAAGATTTTAGTCGGTTCCTTACAAGCTCCGCACTTTCGCGGGTTACATTATTCCTGTCCAGCTGTGGGTCTACAATCCAGTCCACATAGACTTTCAATCCTTTTCTGGTTAATTCCATGTAAAGCCCCTCGACCTCTTCCTTGTCAAGAAAACTATGACAAAGAAAAACATCGAAAGTGCTGTGTTTATTCGAAGGTTGGGCAGAAAGCTGGATGCTTTCATTCAATGATTTGTTTTGTGACACGCCCCTTAAGTAACTACTGGTAAATAATGCCATATTAGATATTGAATTTGATTAAAAACTTTTCAAATCTAGGCCGAATGCTCTTGGGTTAAAACCTATATCCGATAGGAAAAACACTGAAATGTATTTTTGAGCATTAAGATATTGCAGGACTATTTTTATGCACTGCTTAGGAGAGGAATTTGGAGTTGTTAAGGTTATAGTAAGTCCCTTCCGCATGGGACTTTTCCTGAATCATAACAGGTTTTACCCTGAAAAACTGATGAAAAGTGGACATTTCAGGCTATAAAGCTACATAGCAGAAGTAAGCTATTGATTCAGCCCTCGCATCTGGGTTATACTTGCAACCAATTATTAATCATTTACAAGCAATATTATGTTAAAAACAAATGGAGCAACACCGTTGCCATTCTTCTTCGTAGGTAAAACGCTTACCAATGAGCGAATTTTAAGATTCGTAAAAAACAAGCATTCATTATTAACCAAAGAAATCGGTAAGCCAGATACCAAATCTATCTGGTATACCAAAGAGCATATTTCTTTTCTACTGGATGAAATGAACAAAGCAGATGCTGACGGGTTAAGAATTTATTTTGGAGCCTATGGTGCCAATGAAAACTACAGCGATCAACTTTGTTTGCTGATGGTTATGACTGAACCGAACGGCTCAGGGGGACATAAAGATATAAGCATTGAGGATGCACCGGATTTTCAAGAACGAGGATTGAATCAAAGCGGGGCGCGTGATTTCAATATAGGCAATCCATGCCCCCCGATGTGTGACGAGGAAGGAGATACTTAATAATTCGGGAGAAAATGTATCTTAAGGCATGAAAAATCCTGCCCAGTATCTTTATTTGATTCCTTTATTTATCAGCATGATAGCTAGTATTAAAGCGTTCAAACGGAACTGGGCAGGACCTTATCGAGCCTTCAGTGCATTCCTTTTCCTTACGTTTTTATTAGAATTATTTGCAATAAGCTGGAAATTATTTCTGCACCAGACTTTTTATTGGGATTTCCCCAAATCAAACATCTGGTTGTATAATTTATTCATAATTCCTATCTATCTTTTCTACCTGTTTTTTTTTGGAACAGTACTGGAAAACATAAAATTAAAAAGAAGCTGGAAATGGATAGCATTAATATATTTTATGTTTGGAATACTGAATCTTTCTTTTTTTCAAAGTATCTCGCAGCTGAATACATTCAGTGTGATTATTGGCAGTGCTGTGGTTCTCATCTGCAGTTGTTTATTTTTCTTGCAGGAAGTAAACAGGAAGATCCCAGTGAAGATCGTCTCGTTGCCATTGTTTTGGATTGCTTCAGGCGCTCTCCTTTTTCATTCGGTGAGCCTCCCTTACTTTATATTTATCAACTACCTCAGTCGAACCAACCTAAACCTGGCAATGGCGTTATTCAATATTCATTTGGTTTTGAATATATTGATGTATAGCTTTTATCTAATCGCTTTTTTATGCAAGAATCCAGCACCACAGAAATCATCTTAACGATTGCTGTATCGTCAATCATATTGCTAATCTTTGTTTGTCTGACTATCTATTTTTTCTTCCTGCAGCAAAAAAAAAGATTTCAGCACCAGCAGGAAGTTCTTGAATTGCGGGAGTCTTTTAACCAGACGATATTGCAGTCAAAACTTGAAATTCAGGAAAGAACCTTGGACCATATCGCAAAGGAACTTCATGCAAATTTCAGTCACCTAATCTCCCTAATCAACATTAACCTCGCAGCGATTTTATCACAAAGTACCGGAGAGGTACGAGAGCACATTAATGAAACTAAGCTCTTGGTCAAAGAGCTGATGTCAGAGGTCAAGGCATTAAGTGTATCCCTAAATTCTGACTTTATGTTGAAAGCTGGGTTTAATAAAAGGCTTGAGCATGAGCTTGAGCGCCTAAAAAAAACTAAAAGGTACAATGTTTCTTATCAGCAGCATGGTGTTCCAGTCCGTCTTCCCGCTGGTGAAGAAATTGTCCTTTACCGACTCTGCCAAGAGATACTTAATAACATTGTCAAACATGCCGAGGCAACCTCTATATCTGTTGAACTCCATTATTCCAATCAGCTCCTTTATCTGAGCATATCTGATGATGGTGTAGGCTTCGATAAGAATCTTGCGGCCGAGCGTGCCCTTGAAAAAGAAAGTACTGGACTCCTGAATATTGCGGGCAGAGCGAAGTTTATAAGCGCTGATTTGCAGATAAAAACCATGCAAGGCATAGGGACAGTCGTAGATTTGAAAATTCCTTTAACTAATTAATCATGTCTTATCGTAAACCCCCAATTAAAATAGCCCTTGTTGATGATCATAATCTTTTCCGAAAAGGGCTTATCACTTTAATAGGCTTAGCCGACAAGCATAATTACCTTGTTGTACTTGAAGCAGAGAGTGGTAAAGATATGATTCGTAAACTTGATAAAAAGGCACTTCCGGATATTCTGATACTCGATATCGATATGCCAGATATGGATGGGTTCGAAGCAATGCTGTGGTTAAAAAATAATCATCCCAATATCTCCGTTTTGGTGGTATCAATGGTAGAAAGTGATCAAGCTATTGCCAGAATGATGCGTTTAGGAGTAAAAGGCTATTTATCGAAAGATATCGAAGTCGAGGATATTCATCAAGCTCTGCTGGCAATTTATAATAAAGGCTACTATTACACAGATTTTCTTACAGGTAAACTCATTGAATCACTCCAATCTGATGACACATCGAAGGAAGGTGATATTTCAGATAAAAGTGGTATAATCCATAAAATTAACGAGAATGAGCTTAAATTTATCAAACTTGCCTGTTCAGATCTGACATATGACCAGATAGCCGAAAAAATGTTTCTTAGTCCTAAAACCATCGACAGCTATAGGAGTGCGATTTTCACACGTTTTCTAATTAAGAATAGGCCTGGATTAATACTCTTTGCCATAAAGAACGGTCTGTTTGATGTTAGAGATATCGCCTAGATTTCTATTCTATTATGAACAGTCTTAATAGTTTGTGGTTTTTTGGGGTGGAATGCCATATAAAAAACGTTAATTATTTTTTACCCTGATTTAAACTAATAAGCCACTAACTTCAAAGGTAAGTTCCTGATTAATTATAGCATCTTCGAAATTTCTTATTTGGATTTCTTGTAATTTTAGAATTGTGGGTTTCATGTTCTCATGACGATCAATAGCATCTTGAAACTTTAAGTTTGTCAGTTCTTCAATTAATAAAACAGGAACTTGATAATTTTCGTCCTCCTTAAATTCAAGAAATGGTTTGAGTGAAGATTTCTTCTCTACAATGTCAAAATCTCGAAAACCAAACTCATTAATTAAATCATCCTTTCTCAAGGGGTTAATTTGCCCCATCAAAAAACCCGCTCTATAAAGTTTACCATCGTTCTTTAAATAATAAATCACCTTCCAAAATAAGATTGGGATTTTAAATATTGAACCGTCTTGAAGTCTAACTTTAAATTCAGGATCTAAATTATCCAATACAGGAGCAGTAAAAACCGAAACTTTTGCGGGTTCAGGGACTCTACCTTTTATAATAAGTGAATTTTCTAAATGTTTCCAAGGCCCATTATTTAAAGAAGCATGTTGTGGGGCCGCATTGGGATAAAAGAATGTACTTATTGCTGCAATTTGTGCGTCCAATTCATCTCCATTTAAATCCCATTGTACATCTTCTCTTTTGGTCATATGACCTTTTTCAATAGTTGCTTCCTTAATTGTGTTAAATTTCTTATAATCTTTTGAAGTTAGCTGCTCGGCATCTTTAATTCGATCATCTTTTTTAAAATTACCTGACCTATCAACTTTTTCAAATTTAACTCTATAAATATTACTTGCACTAATAATAGGAACCCTTCTGCTCTTACTTTGGATTACACTATAGTAGATATAATCTAAAACACCCTCATTGGTTACTTTATTTATTGCAACATCATTATCATATTCTTCGTAATCAGGCATACCAACAACGAAGTTCACACCTAAAAAATGATCATTATAACCTCTCATATTCTGTCTTCTCGGGCCAATCTCCAATAATGATGACCTAAAGAGGTAAGTTTACATGATTTTGATCTCATGGCAGCATAATACATATGCTCTTCTCCAATAGGAATTATTAATCCAACACTTTCCAATTTTTGCAGATCCTTAAAAATTAATACATTTTTTGGATCGGCATAAGGCTCTATTACTTCATGTTCAACATCATTTGAGTTAGTGTCCTCAAATGAAGGATCCAATTGTAAACTATCAGAAGGCCTGTGAAAATACTCTATTAGTTTTCGAAGAGTACTAAGTGGAACTTGTGGGTTAATGCTCCTCAATTGTACGAATTCAATAACGTTCGTTTTAAAAACAGGTCTTTGCTCGTGCGCACCTAAAGCCTGGTCAATATAAGCGTATAGTCCTCCTGGAGAAATATGGCCTCTAACGTCTGCTGCCCCGCCTTTCAATCCTTCAATAAGTAGATTCGTAAATACACCATGACCATTGATTTCTTTTGAAGGCTCATTCTTTCTTGATGATGTTAGTATAGTTGTTCCTGTTTCAATTGGTGTAATACTACCATTTTCAGTAGGTGTTCCGAAT from Algoriphagus sp. NG3 encodes the following:
- a CDS encoding caspase family protein: MKNALIVGIDYYSKVSSLHGCVNDAFEVDSMLKRNDGGAINFNTKRVTASNSGDAISKKQLKDLITKLFAQKSEIALLYFAGHGHIEKTGGYLIASDAGDGDDGMPLSEIMTLANSSPAINKIIILDSCFSGIAGASMENTEISHLAEGMTILTASGEDQYASEENGRGVFTTLMVDALSGSAANLVGQITPGSIYAHIDQSLGEWDKQRPVFKTNVKNFVCLRQVTPPISIDELRSIIEYFPTPGFEFQLDPTFEPELKGRDAGMAEPVEANTQVFRVLQKFNRLNLLIPLFAPHMWNAAMESKACKLTALGEHYRRLVEKELI
- a CDS encoding TIR domain-containing protein; the protein is MSDIKTIFIAFAIEDVRQRDLLKGQSLHVNSDFEYVDYSVKEPYLTAWKDKVRARIRRSHGLIALISEDSLTSSGQKWEIQCAKEENKPILGIWAYSNDRTAVAGLLIRPWSWVTIANFINNL
- a CDS encoding TIR domain-containing protein; this translates as MALFTSSYLRGVSQNKSLNESIQLSAQPSNKHSTFDVFLCHSFLDKEEVEGLYMELTRKGLKVYVDWIVDPQLDRNNVTRESAELVRNRLKSSRTLLLALSHNADLSKWVPWELGYVDGHTQRCALVPVSKDNASRKSFERREYLKLYPYLEKPNDLSGFRDTIFAVDSSMSYVEFDSWIKGVAPMFNTRNFY
- a CDS encoding sensor histidine kinase; amino-acid sequence: MQESSTTEIILTIAVSSIILLIFVCLTIYFFFLQQKKRFQHQQEVLELRESFNQTILQSKLEIQERTLDHIAKELHANFSHLISLININLAAILSQSTGEVREHINETKLLVKELMSEVKALSVSLNSDFMLKAGFNKRLEHELERLKKTKRYNVSYQQHGVPVRLPAGEEIVLYRLCQEILNNIVKHAEATSISVELHYSNQLLYLSISDDGVGFDKNLAAERALEKESTGLLNIAGRAKFISADLQIKTMQGIGTVVDLKIPLTN
- a CDS encoding response regulator transcription factor; translated protein: MSYRKPPIKIALVDDHNLFRKGLITLIGLADKHNYLVVLEAESGKDMIRKLDKKALPDILILDIDMPDMDGFEAMLWLKNNHPNISVLVVSMVESDQAIARMMRLGVKGYLSKDIEVEDIHQALLAIYNKGYYYTDFLTGKLIESLQSDDTSKEGDISDKSGIIHKINENELKFIKLACSDLTYDQIAEKMFLSPKTIDSYRSAIFTRFLIKNRPGLILFAIKNGLFDVRDIA
- a CDS encoding DNA/RNA non-specific endonuclease; amino-acid sequence: MRGYNDHFLGVNFVVGMPDYEEYDNDVAINKVTNEGVLDYIYYSVIQSKSRRVPIISASNIYRVKFEKVDRSGNFKKDDRIKDAEQLTSKDYKKFNTIKEATIEKGHMTKREDVQWDLNGDELDAQIAAISTFFYPNAAPQHASLNNGPWKHLENSLIIKGRVPEPAKVSVFTAPVLDNLDPEFKVRLQDGSIFKIPILFWKVIYYLKNDGKLYRAGFLMGQINPLRKDDLINEFGFRDFDIVEKKSSLKPFLEFKEDENYQVPVLLIEELTNLKFQDAIDRHENMKPTILKLQEIQIRNFEDAIINQELTFEVSGLLV
- a CDS encoding caspase family protein; protein product: MKKALVIGINNYPNAPLTGAVNDAKSISYLLKTNGNDSKNFEVKFHDEIKTRGELLKLIVAFFDLDTEADMGLLYFAGHGYVNELGGFIVTPDHESYNEGIAMNDILGLANKSKIRNKIIILDCCKSGIFGTPTENGSITPIETGTTILTSSRKNEPSKEINGHGVFTNLLIEGLKGGAADVRGHISPGGLYAYIDQALGAHEQRPVFKTNVIEFVQLRSINPQVPLSTLRKLIEYFHRPSDSLQLDPSFEDTNSNDVEHEVIEPYADPKNVLIFKDLQKLESVGLIIPIGEEHMYYAAMRSKSCKLTSLGHHYWRLAREDRI